The DNA segment TGGCATCCCATTGTAGTTCGGAGTGAGGTGTTCTAACATGTCtgtagcttcctcgtctgcgtttcactgcattcaGGCCAATGTTGCCAACAACGATTATTTGTCTTTTCACCATATGCTGCCGGCTAGCCACTTGAGGATTTTGGTGCGGCTCTGTATTTTGGCAATAAACGCGGTCGTGTGAGGACTGAAGAAGCACAGGCTGCCGAAGGTCACACCTAAAGTTTTAGTGCTATTGACAGTCGAAattttaacgccatcgactgcaatattaaggtcaagtctgaACTTCTTCGTCCAGTTTTCGAATATGGTCGCTACGGATTAAGAGGGGGAGAGTGTTAGGTTCCGTGCAGGGAGGAAGCGAGGAAGATCGTAGTGATAACTGTTTACTTTTGAGCAAATACTATCGATTCCAATGCCCGGGGTCATTATCGCGCAATCATTAAGCGGCGTcttggggcggcaaaacgatcttcgctgttttctaatattcagaaaaatacttcaacaaatttgtttacaaaatttattataaaagataaagagttgtacaatGTAAttatctgaataacaatgaaaaatataaatttttactcgaatactcttcagtctttgaatttgtcttatctCTTTTGCCtcatatctttcttaaaaatagtgatagaacttaaagatgcacttttctagctttgtctagcgacgtatCACTCTCACAGTAACCCTGTGCTTTGAATgtatgtaacaaatacttttatttctccaaattttcaaaaatggtatttaaaaactccaattcgggcaaaaattcctgcaaattgtgtcaaaagtgtacaagatatagggcgaaaatgggttttttctatggcttttaataagatgtcttgtaaatttactatcaatttcctcaaaaaccataTTGTGAGagttttggaacttcagaatttgcgtggcttctagttcctaaattttatatacttaatatcgaagatattttgtaaaaattcacttttgttcgaaccaccccatgaaacttgtaggtaggtagataaaggggggcggcagaacatccttgaccccgggcgcccgaagttgtagctacgccactgcctCTGGTGGTTGAGGGAGGATATAATAGCATCGGTGCAACCGCAGTTAACATTGTTTTCTTCTTGTTTTAATAATATCCcaccaattatttttttataataccgTGAACCGAGAAGAGCAATACTCCAAAGAAGatttaaatgaaatgataaagGAAAATTTATTGCGAACgctttatttacaatataattatgtatacggaacatatttgatattttattttaattttgagaaCCCGTTAACAACGACTTGAATATATAAGTGTCCTTTATTATACAtgttaaagttcgcaaaaaagGACACATTTGGTAAATAGCCTGTGTACAGTGCACCCATATCTAGCATGTCCACCCAAAACAGGTGGTGCtgaaatttatacaatttattttggGCGTTATTGAATTAATAGGATTCATGCTCACCGCTGGAATAGGACACTTCTGTCGAAATGTTTTCGACTTTCTTAAACCCTTGAGAAATATGCGGAGTACCTGATTGTTATCATATTTTCcatcaaaaaaattgcaaacatcGAATTTTAAGTCCAAAAAGCGTGTTCTCTTACTGTTTGCATGTTCAAGGTCAATCGTCAACTGCGCATCAATAGATTGAAACACAACGTTTTGGGCATAAGTTCCATTTAGCTTTTTAACACCATTACGCTCGACCAACGACAGTTGTAAGTTTTCCACAATTTTGGGATCTGCTATCCTTGCGGTTAGTCCGCTGAAAGTAGATGGTGACTGTAATGGAATTATAAGTATAGTTGAGAAAGGTAGTCTTAATTacattttgtagtttttttataaaaacaatattttgttcgtaaaaatttgtttatgaaaagctttaattatatttgaatatgcTTGAGTAGGGATacgaatatataaatgatttacCACAAGTTGTCTTACGGTGAGAACGTAGAATACGAGACACTTAAATAAGAGTATAATCATTTTTAAGTTTATATCAACTGTAATCCCGAGTCCGTTTAAATGTTGACTTTGTTATGAAATAAAGCACAACTAAAGTTCGAATGCGGCGGAATTAAACATGGAGAATTCAAGCcgttaataattttgttataaaaattatatttaattctgaAAATACCTATACTTAAATAACTGGCGGTTGCAGTTAG comes from the Bactrocera neohumeralis isolate Rockhampton chromosome 2, APGP_CSIRO_Bneo_wtdbg2-racon-allhic-juicebox.fasta_v2, whole genome shotgun sequence genome and includes:
- the LOC126762805 gene encoding uncharacterized protein LOC126762805, which gives rise to MIILLFKCLVFYVLTVRQLVSPSTFSGLTARIADPKIVENLQLSLVERNGVKKLNGTYAQNVVFQSIDAQLTIDLEHANSKRTRFLDLKFDVCNFFDGKYDNNQVLRIFLKGLRKSKTFRQKCPIPAHHLFWVDMLDMGALYTGYLPNVSFFANFNMYNKGHLYIQVVVNGFSKLK